A window of Cloacibacillus sp. An23 genomic DNA:
ACTAAAAGACGCGCCGCGGCGTGAATACGGGGACGATGCTGGCGATTCAGGAGATAACGCTTACATGGGGCAAAGATGAACGGGGCGGACGAAACGCTGCAACGCGCGCGCGTTTTCTTCGTTCTTACGCCGAGGCGCCTGTGCCGGCGCACTATGCGGCGGCCGTATTCAGACGCGCCTTTTTTCAGGATAGTGATGAACTCTCGGACGCGGCCCGCCGGCTGCGCGTGCGCGGCGCGTTGGACGGCGAGACGCTGGAAAAGCGCATTCGCCGTATGAAGAAGCTGCACGTAAGCCTATACGCTTCATTAGACGATATAAAGGCGACGGGGCTCTCCGTGGAGCGCTTCGGAGATTCTTACTCCGTCTGCTTCTTCTGGGACGAGAGCCGCTGCGGAATGCCGGTCCGACGCGGCTCAAACAAAGATTACAACAATCGCGAATCGCCTCTGTGCGGCAAGGACGTTTTGAACGAAAGGGCGTTTATATTGTCTGCGGAACAATACGGACGAATAGTCTGGAACGAGCGCCTGCGCGACGCGGACACCGGAGGCTGGTTCTACCGACTTCATATTTACAATTTGTTCCACGCCCCGCGCACTTTCGCCGGCTCGGAGTTCGTCTCTCGCAAACCGGACTTCCTGTATGAGCAGCTGGCCCATCTGAATTGACTAAAAACGGGTCAAAACTGCTCGTGCATAATGCCTTCCAATAAAAATCCCCCGCGTTGAGCGGGGGATTTCGCGTAGCTTTTTATTTCCGCTTGTTACTTCGCGGCTTTCTTTTCCGTGATGTACTTGTCGATCGCGACGGCGGCCTCTTTGCCCGCGCCCATAGCGAGGATGACGGTGGCCGCGCCGGTTACGATGTCTCCGCCGGCGAATACGCCGGGGACGGAGGTCGCGCCGGTTACGGGGTCGGCCTCGATGTAGCCCCACTTGTTGAGCTTCATCTCGGGGAAGGTGGAGAGAAGGACCTTGTTGGAACCCTGTCCGATGGCTTCGATGGCGCAGTCGGCTTCGATGAAGAACTCGCTTCCCTCGACGGGGACGGGGCGGCGGCGTCCGGAAGCGTCGGGCTCGCCGAGCTCCATCTTGATGCACTTGACGCCCTTGAGCGAGCCGTTGCCGTCGTCGACATATTCGGTCGGGTTCGTGAGCCAGTTGAAGACGATGCCCTCTTCGACGGCGTGATGATACTCTTCGATACGCGCTGGGAGCTCTGCGAGCGAGCGGCGGTAGACTACCGTCACTTCTTCCGCGCCGAGGCGCTTCGCGGAGCGCGCCGCGTCCATAGCGACGTTGCCGCCGCCGATGACGACGACCTTATGCGCCTTCTTGGCGGGCGTGTCGAACTTCGGGAACTCGTAGCCGTGCATGAGGTTGATGCGGGTAAGGTACTCGGAAGCGGAGTAGACGCCGTTGAGCGTCGTTCCTGGGACGCCCTGGAAGTGCGGTGCGCCGGCTCCGACCGCGATGTAGCAGGCGTCGTATTCCTGCATGATCTCCTGCATCGTTATCGTCTTGCCGACGACTACGTTGGTCTCAATGTCCACGCCGAGTTTCTGCATGGCTTCGATTTCCATTTTAACGATTTTCTTCGGAAGACGGAACTCGGGGATGCCGTAGATAAGGACTCCGCCGGCGGCGTGGAGGGCTTCGAATATCTTGACTTCATACCCCATCTTCGCGAGGTCGCCCGCGACTGTGAGGCTCGACGGGCCGGAGCCGACGACGGCCACCCTGCCCTTTTTCTCGCCTTCATAGGGCTTCGCTTCCATGTTCTCCTGCGCGTACTTCCAGTCGGCGACGAGGCGCTCGAGCTTTCCTATAGCGACGGGCTCGAAGTCCTTCATCTTGCCGACGGTGCACTTGCCCTCGCACTGCGATTCCTGCGGGCAGACGCGGCCGCAGACGGCGGGAAGGTTCGTGTACTGATCCATTATCGCGGCGGCGCCGGCCATGTCGCCCTCTTTGATGCACTTGATGAAAGCCGGAATGTCTATCTTAACTGGGCAGCCCGCGACGCATGGCTTCGTCTTGCACTGGAGGCAGCGTCCTGCTTCGGTCCGTCCCTCTTCGAGCGTGTAGCCGAGGCAGACTTCGCCGAAATTGCTCCTGCGGATTTCCGGGTCCTGCTCTTTAATGGGGGTCTTCCACTTCGAGAATGTTACAGCCATGTCTCTTCACCTACTTCTTCAATGTACTTGTCCATAGAAATCTTTTCCTCGTCCTTGTACTGGCGCATGCGGCTCATAAACTCGTCCCAGTTGACCTTGTGTCCGTCGAACTCGGGGCCGTCGACACAGGCGAAGAATATCTTGCCGTCGACCGTGACGCGGCAGCAGCCGCACATTCCGGTGCCGTCCACCATGAGCGGATTGAGCGATACCCATATCGGGAGGCCTAGCTCTTTCGCGGCCTTCGTACCGAACTTCATCATGATGGATGGGCCGATGCACCAGCAGCGGTCTACCTTCTCTCCGCGTTCGATTACGAGCTTCATAGCGTCGGTGACTACGCCCTTCATGCCCTCGGAGCCGTCGTCGGTCGTGACGATGAGTTCATCGGAATACTTGGCGCACTCTTCTTTCATGACGACGAGGCTCGAGGTGCGCCCGCCGAGGATCGTGATGACCTTGTTGCCCTGCAGCTTGAGGGCCTTGATGATCGGGTAGAGTGCCGCTATTCCGACGCCGCCGCCGACCATGAGGACCGTGCCGTATTTCTCGACTTCGCTGGGCGTGCCGAGCGGGCCTGATATGTCTAGGATCGCGTCGCCGGGTTCGAGGCGCGAAAGAGCCGCAGTGGACTTGCCGACGACCTGGAAGACGAGACGGATCTGTCCCTTTTCCTCGCAGTGGTCGGCTATGGTGAGAGGAATTCTCTCGCCAGTTTCGTTCACGCGCAGAACGACGAACTGCCCGGCCTTCGCGTGGCTTGCGATGCGCGGAGCTTCGACCCACATATCGAACTCCTTAGGCGCGATCTTCTGCTTTGATACTATTTTGAACATGACGTACCTCCTTAAGAGTGTAAGAGCAAAATACCCACGATTATCCTCATTTTCACAAACTTATATAAATTTAGCGCAATTCCTTGATTTTGACAATGTGCATTAGCATAAATGAGCCAATCGACTATAAAATAATTTGCAATATTTCGATATCTGGATAATTTTTCGTAGTTTTTTCATCCCGTGCGTGCCATTTTGCCTGCCGCAGGTTATAATGGTTTCAGAATGACTCGTAAGGAGTGGATGAAAATGGAAGTAAAAGTGTATTCGACGCCTTCCTGCCCGTGGTGCGTAAGGGTAAAGGAATACCTCTCCGGCCTCGGAGTGCCCTATACGAACGTGAACATAGCGGAAGACAGGGCCTCGGCCATGGAGCTCGTCAAGAAGACGAAGCAGATCGGTGTGCCGGTGACTTTCATCGGAGATAAATTCGTCGTCGGCTTCAACGAGCCGGAGCTTGAGGCGCTGCTTAAGGAGAACGGGCTTATAGCGTAGCTTTTTGTCCCGCGTGGCGTGAAAAAATTCCCAATAGGGTATATTATAATGACGGCGCGGCGTTTGACGCGCCGTCATTCGCTTTTTGCAAAATACAGACGGAAAGAGGCCGGTGATAACGATGGATAAAATTTCATTCTCCTTCGGCGCGGCGTTCGGCCGAAGCGCCGCGGATTGGTGTTCGCTCCGCGCGAAGTACGAGGCGGCGGCGCTCGAGGCGCAGAGCTGGATCAACGGGACGCCGTTCGGGACGGAGGGCCACGGCTGGATGGCACTGCCCGATTGTTCCGTCGCCCAGGTCGACGAGACCGCGGAATGGCTGCGCGGCTATGACAGCGTCATTCAGGTCGGCATAGGAGGCTCGGCTCTCGGCAACCTGATGCTTAATCAGGCGCTTCTCGACGGCTTTTACAACGAAACTGAGGCAAAGCCGAAGTTCTACCTCGCGGACAATCCGGACCCGGACAAGACGCGCTCGATATGGGAGCGTGTGAAGGACGGAAAGGTCGCGCTCGTCGGAGTCAGCAAGTCGGGCTCAACGGCGGAGACTATGACGCAGTTCCTATGGTATCGCGACGAGATGCTGAAGAAGGGGCAGAGCGACAGAGATATACTCGTTATCACCGACCCTGAAAAAGGCATCTTCCGAGCTTTCGCTAAAGATTCCGAATGCCGCGTTATGGAGCTTCCCGCCTCAGTCGGAGGACGCTACTCGGTGCTTTGTCCGGCCGGGCTCGTCACGGCCGCAGCTCTCGGCATAGACGCCGCGGCGCTGCTGCGCGGCGCCGGCGCTATGCGCGATTTCGTATCCAAAGAGACGGACTTCGCCAAAAACCCGGCCATGCGTCTCGCCGCTCTGCACATGACGCACGCCGAGGAACGCCGCCCGATGTCAGTTCTCATGCCATATTCAAGCAAAATGGCATACTTCGCGGAATGGTACGCGCAGCTCTGGGCCGAGAGCCTGGGCAAAGAAGGCAAGGGGACGACGCCCGTCCGCGCGCTCGGCTCCATAGACCAGCACTCGCAGGTGCAGCTTTACACAGAAGGCCCCGACGATAAATTCTTCACGCTCATCAGCATAAAGGATCACGGCCCGGAAGCCGTAGTGCCTAACATAGATCACGAAGCGCTGAAGCCGCTCGAATATCTCAACGGTCAGGGTATAGGCGCGATGCTGAACCTCGAAGCGAAGAGCACCGCCGCCGCGATAGTCAAGGCTGGTCGCCCGCTCGTCTGGATAGAGCTTGAAAAGCTCGACGAGGAGACCGTCGGCGCGCTCGTCTTCTTCTACGAATACCTTACGGCGCTGACGGGCCGGATGATGGGCGTCAACCCGTTCGACCAGCCCGGAGTGGAGCAGGGCAAAAAATATACCTACGGCCTGATGGGCCGCTCCGGCTATGAAAAAGACGCCGAAGAAGTCGGCGAGTGGTTCGCGAAAATCACCGCTGACAGCGTCGAGGCGGTTTACAAGGAACTACGAGCCGGCGACGAAACGGGGATTGGAGACCGCAAATAAAGGCAGCGTATCGGGCACCGGGAAGGCGCGAGATATTCAGCCGGTTTTGTTGTCCCTGAACCCCAAAGGAGTCTGCACTTTGGCGCACGACTTTGCTTGCAAAGCATAGCGCGTTATGCGTTCTCCCGGCATCTCTGCGAAGACGCAGGTGCCGCCGGGGACTGCAAACAGATTTGAAGCGGCCGGAAAACAGGGCTGTAATTGCGCGGCATGAGACTCCATAAACGCTGGGCTTGTCTCATCAGCAGACAGTGCGTACATGAAAGCCCTCGTACCGTACTGCGACGGACTTGGGAATAAAATGTCCAGAACTTGTGGACGTACTCTTACAAAAATTGAAATAGGCGGGAGGACATTTTAAGGTTTTCCCGCCTAGTTTGCCCATCGGCACGGAAAGGCGAGCCAGCCGGCGGCGGCACATGAAATGCGCCCTGCCTCTTGCCGTTGGCTGGCTCGGCTGGCTTCGTTATTTCACTGGTGAATAATACTTAGAGCATTATTGTGTGATTTTTTATTTGTTTAATCGTTTGACCGGCATAGACATCACATCAGTAAAATGCTTACGTAAAATCTCTATAAATAGCGCACCCTTAATAAATGGTTTAAGATTACTTGCTGCAATCTCAAAATATTGGGAATAACTCCAATCTAGCACATCTTCACCGCACCAGAAACCAAACAGTTCAGCCGCCAAATCCATCTGCTGGCTGGATAGGGACTTCCACATAATCTGTAACCGAAGGCGGTCGCAGTTTTTTTCGAGCTGTTCGGCGCGGATGTTCTGTTGAGCAAAATCATGTACATTTGTCCAATACTGTTTCAAATCAATATGATTGGAGAAAAGGATGCTGCAATCAATGTAGGAAAATATCTCTGCCATACAGAGGATGCGCCGCCGGTGAAATGCCTCCATTTCCCGTTCCAACCCTTCAGCCCGGTTTATTTGATGTCTCTCCCTGCAAGCGTAGGCTTCATTTTCCATCGCTTGGAATGCTTCATCGACTTTCTTTGCAATAGTAAACATTTGGATTTCATCGGCATTATTGCGTTTTCGAAGGTTGTTCCAACTATCCTGCTCTAACTTATCTTCTTTGGAATAGCAGACCGGGCATATAGCCTGTACAGGCACGATTTCTCTTGCCAAACAGTAGGGACAAAGGATTCTTGTTTTTGTGCTCAATGTCGTCACCTCCGTGGATTTTGTGGATTTTATATTTTGATTTGTCAATTTCTTGTTTTTTCACGCTTCGGGTTGAGGGGGGCAGCGAGTCCGACTTCTGTGCAAGCATTTTTCAACCGCTTTTTCTTCTTCGGGCAGCTTCTCAAAATGCAATTTATGAAAATATAAAAATAGCCATAGCAGAGCGGCCGCTATTTGCCGCGCGGTTATTTTTGAGTCAAAAGCTTATTTTACGCGTTTCAGTCCGAAATTTTCAGCCTGATGAAGTCGCCCGTAAGATTCCAGCTTTTTTCTATGATGTTCGCCGTTTCGCCGGGCTGCATCCATGGGAGCATGTTGGCGATGCCGAAGGCGTCGACTATCGTGATGAATCTTTCTCCGCTGTCGTTGATGTAAAGGTATACGCCCTCGGGCTGCTGTTTCGCCATTTATCGCGCCTCCAAACTTCGTCTGCCGATAATTATACTACACACGGATTTCTTTTGAAAAAGCCGGCCGGCGCTTGCGCTTCATCGGAGAGGACGTCTTCGGCGCGCAAGTTTACTATATGAGCCGTTCATATATTATAATTTATATGCGAGATAAAGTTTGTTGAAATTTTTGCGGGCGCATAGAGCCGCCGGCTGGTGGTGACATGAGGATGGTCTCAATAGTATGGATAGTGTTCGTTCTGCTTATAGCGGCCCCAGGCATAATCGTGCGCGTGTTCTTCAGGGGAGGGAGGCGCTGACGTGCCGCCGCTCGCGTATTATCTCGCGGCTTTCGCCGTGTATACCATATCGATAATCCTTCTTACGGGGCAGTCTTTCCCGATGAAGGAGAGCGTCAGGTCGTTCTATCTTGGCAACCGCGCAGTTCCGCTGTGGCCTACTGCGGCGACTTTCTGCGCGACGTGGATCAGCCCGCTTTCTCTCGTCGGCTTCAGCATGTGGTATTACCGCGATGGATGGGTGGCATTCTGGTCGTCGGTCAACGGCTGGATGCTCGGCTTTCTCTTTTTCCCGTTTATTGTGAAGCGTCTGCGCATGGCGCGCGTCATGTCGATGCCTGAGTGGCTCGAGAAGAGCTGCGGCGACGTGCGCGTGCGCCGGCTCGCGGCGGCGGCGATGATTTTCCTCTACACTGTGTACCTCGTCATTCAGTTCCGCGCATTCGGCGTCATAGTCTCGTATATGCTTCAGATACCGCAGGGGTTCGCATCTACGTCGCTTATTTATCTTTTCGTGCTTTATACGACTTTCGGCGGCTATCCGTCGGTGGTCCGCAGCGATTCACTGAATCTTCTGCTGATAATCATAGGCGTGAGCGCTGCCGCTTACTTCGCTTTGCCCGGCGGCTTCACTTTGTCCGATGCCGCCGAGGTGCTGCGGAGCGAAAGTCTGCGCTCGCCGCCGGAGACTATGAGCGCGGCTGAAATTTTTTCAAGCTTCGCGGTCATGCTCACGTGGGGCTTCGGCGTCGCTGCCAACCCTCAGTACGCCGTTAGGATCATCGCATGCCGGAGCCGCCGCGAAGCTTTCCGTCTGCTGTCGGCCGCGCCCTATATAATCGGGTGGATATATCTGTGTGTGAGCTTTTTCGTCATGGTCTGCCGCGTCTGTCATCCCGACATCGGCGTCATGGAGGAGACGCTCGGATTTGCCGTTCTTGGGCAGTTTCTGCCGCCTTTTGCGAGTATGCTTCTTCTGGTATGCGTCATAGCTTCCGCCGTGAGCACGGCGAATTCGCAGCTTTTGCTCGCGGCCTGCTCGCTCTGCTATGATCTGTTTCCGAGGCGCGCGCCGCGCGGCGGCGTTTTCGGCGATGAACGCTTTTTGATCGCGAACCGCGCCGCAGTCACGGTGATAGCCTCGGCGGCTCTGCTGCTCGGCACGGCGGAGCTTCCGGGCTATATGAGGCTCGGTTCGATAAGCTGGACGCTCGTCGCCATTTTGTATTTTTACCCGCTTTTTACGCCGCGTCTCGTCGTCCGTGAGATTCTGTTCTCTGTGCTTTTGTGCGCCGTCGCGGCTCAGCTTTTTCTTATTTTCGTATTCGGCCTTGAGCCGGAGTACGCGATGCTCGCGGTGATGGCGGGCGAGGGTCTGGTATTCGCGCTGCGCCGCCGCGCGCGGGAGGCCTCCGATGTTTAGACGCATAAGCCTCGAAAGCCTTATGAAATGGATATTCCTGCTGATCGCTCTTTCTACGGCGGTTCTGATTCTCGGCACGCGGCTTTATCAGAGTTACGCGCAGAAGCGGGAGTCGGCGGCGGCCTCAGCCGAACGTCTCGTGAGGCTGCTAGATATGTACGACATCAATTATTCCGAGGCGGTAATCCTTGAGGAGCTCGGGCCGTACTGGCGTCGGTGCGCCGCGGGCGAGCCCCCATCGCTGACGGTCGAGAGCGGAGGGAGGTATTACGGTTTCGTCCCTGCGCCCGAGGCGATCTACTCCGATATGGTGGAGGAGGAGCGCTATCTGATACTCGTCGGCATACTCGGCCTCATCGTCGCCGTCGAGCTCGCCGTGTTTCTCTCGTACATACTTACGCGCCCGCTCAGGCGGCTCACGCGTATGTGCAGGGAGATTGCGGACGGCAAGCCGGTGCGCGCGCCGCTGGCGCTTTTGTCGCCGTCGGAGTTTTACGAGCTTACCGCGAGTTTCAACGATATGTCGGCGCAGCTTGAGCGGTGGCGCGAGGTGCAGCGGCAGCTCAGCAGGATGGACAGACTTGCGGCCCTCGGAGCGATGATTTCCAGCCTTTCTCACGAGATACGCAATCCGCTCGCGAGCATGAGGATTCAGGCAGATTTGCTGCGTGACGGGATAGAGCGGTTCGCGTCCGGCGATTTCAGCGGCGAAGACATTGGCGACGCGGAGGAGCAGATAAAGGTCCTCGGCGAGGAGATAGACAGGCTGAACAACATCGTCGTGCAGCTTCTGTCCTTTGTCAGGCCGCGTCCCGCAGTGCTGACGCCGACGAAGCTCGACGCGCTTCTGCCGTGGGCCGGCTCAATGCTAGGCGCGCAGGCGCGGAAGCACGGAGTTAGACTGACGCTCAAAAGCACGGAGCCAGACGTGACTGTGATGGCGGACGGAGAGTCGCTGCGGCAGATTGTGATGAATCTCGCGCTCAATTCCATTCAGGCGATGGAGGAGGGCGGCGGAAGCCTCACCGTTTCCGTCGGGCTTTCGCCGCCCTCGGCCGGCGGCGGCGAAAGGGGCGTGATCACCGTCGCGGATACCGGCGGCGGCATACCGAGCGGGATAGAGCACAGGATATTCGACCCGTTCTTCACGACGAGGAAGGACGGCACGGGGCTCGGGCTCAGCATCGTACAGAGGATAACGGAAAATCTTGGCGGCGAGCTGTCGCTTGAGAACAGCGGCGGCGGAGCTGTATTCAGAATATATTTCAAGCTTGCGGAGCGGAGGATGGAACAATGAGCATCTGGATAGTAGACGACGAAACGAACCTCGCTAACGGCCTCAAACGCGCTTTTGAAAGAAAGGGCTACGACGTTGAATGTTTTTCCGGCGTGAGGGAGCTATACGACGCGCTGAACGTTTCTATACCGTCGCTGGTGTTCCTCGACCAATGCCTTCCCGACGGGAACGGGCTGGACGCGCTGCCTGCGGTGCTGAAGGCAGCGCCGCGCTGCAAGGTAGTAATGATGACGGCATTCGGCGATTCGAGTCTGATAGTAAAAGCGATCAGGCAGGGCGCGTACAATTATCTCGACAAGCCGTTTCCGCTGGACGCGGCGATGAACATGGCGGAACACGCTTTCGAGTCTATACGTCTGCGCAGTATGAGCGCCCCGGCCTACTGCGACAGCAATCTGCTGGGCTCGTCCCCCGCGATGATGAAGGTGCGCGACGCACTGCTCAAGGTCGCGCCGTATCAGGAGACGACAGTGCTGCTGACCGGCGAAAGCGGGACCGGCAAAGAGGTCGCGGCGCGGATGCTGCACAGCGCGTCGGGCTGCAAAGGCGAGTTCGTCGCGGTCAACTGCTCCGCGATACCCGAAGCGCTGCTCGAGGCGGAGCTTTTCGGCTATATGAAGGGCGCGTACACGGGCGCGGATTCCGACAAGCCCGGGCTTATCGAGGCGGCGGGCGGCGGAACGCTGTTTCTCGACGAGATAGGCGACCTGCCGCTGTCTCTTCAGGCAAAGCTCTTCCGCTTTATGGATCAGCGCACGGTCCGCCCGATAGGCGGGACGAAGGAGAAGAAGGTCAATCTTAAGCTGATATGCGCGACCTGCCTCGATCTTGAGAAAAAGGTGCGCGACGGCAGCTTCCGCAAGGACCTGTATTTCAGAATATCCGTCATACCGCTCAGGCTCCCGCCGCTTCGCGAACGCGGCGGCGGAGATATCGCCGAGCTTGCGGCCTATTTTCTGGAAAATATATCCAGGCGTATGAACAAGAGCGCGCCGGAGCTCACCGACGAAGTGCGCGAGGCGTTTGCGAGCTATCCGTGGCCCGGCAACGTGCGCGAGCTGCGCAACACGATAGAGAGGATTCTGATACTCCGCAGCCCGGACTCCCCGTTCGTGCGTCTCGCAGACCTTCCCGCCGAAATGCTCGAGTGCGGCGCTCAGCCTGTTTCCGGCGGCGCCGAGCGGCGCGGCGCCGGGGTGTCTCTCGGGGAGACGCTCGACGGCGTCGAGCGGCGGCTTATTACCGAGGCTCTTTCGAAATGCGGCGGCAACAAGACTCAGGCGGCTGCCGAGCTGGGCATTTCGCGCTTTTCTCTCATAAGGCGGATGCAGAGGCACGGCCTTGAATGAGCTGAAACTTTTACGCTCTATATACGGCGCGCCGAAAGCTTCAGTGACGCCGAAGCTTTTCCACGGCGCGAACCTTCTTCTGACGCCGCTCGCGGGGCTGACGGAGGCGTGCCGTATGCTGGCGGACGGCAATATGTTCATATCATTCGCGCCGCCGCGCAATTTTTCCGAGCGGATAGAGAACGCGGCGGAATTCTATGAAAACATCCCGGCTCTTCCGTCTATGGACGAGTCGCTATATCCGCAGGTGTGCGGCTGCCCCGGCTACGCCGGTGTGCGGCAGCGCGCGCCGGCGGGCTTCTGGTGCTCGCTGCTCGGGCCGGAAGGTTATCTGAACTGTACGCCGGATCAGGCGGCGGAGCTATCGGGGCTCGGCTTGCGCGAGACGCTGGCGTTTATAGAAAATCTGAAAAATCACGTCGAACCGCCTGGGCTCTTCGCCTCAGGCCTCGCCGAATCGCTCACGATACAGCTCCGGCGCGCGGGACTTGAAGGCAGCGCGGCTTGGTTTCTTATCACGGAGGGAAGAGACGCTCTCGCAGATGAAAAGCTCGCTGAGTGGCGCGTTTCGCGCGGCGTCGGCGAAAGCGTCGTTGACGAGGCGATGCGCGTGCTGCGCGCCCTTGACCCGGCACCAGGCAGAAATTTTTCGCAGCCGCGTTACATTGCGGCAGACGTCGAGTTTTCCGTCTGCGGCGGTGAGGTCGAGCCGCGCCTTATAACAGGCAATCTGCCGTCGCTCGAAGCTCATTTCGCCGAGTTCGGCCTCGCGCGCGGCGAAGCTCCGAGCGAGCGCTGGATGCGCGGCGAGTGGAGCGTTGCCCGCCGCGCGCTGAAGCTTCTCGGCCTTCGCTGCCGCACGGTCATGCGCCTGTCGCTGTACATAGCGTCAAAGCAGCGCGAAAAGATCCTCGACATGAGCCTGCCGCCGAAGCCGATGACCTACGCGGAGGCCGGCGCGGCCCTTTCTCTCCATGCTTCAACGCTGCACCGCTGCGCAAAAAACACGTACTGCATGATAAACGGGCGCTGCTTTCAGATGAGCGCTTTTTTCTCGCGCGCCTCCGCCGCCGACAGAAAAATGAGCGTTTCCGAACTGCGCGCCCGAGTAGCTGAGCTTCGCGCGGCAGGCATGACGAACCGCGCCATCGGAAAGCTGCTCGGCGTTCCGGAGCGCACGGCCGCATACCACGCCCTGAAGTCCGGAACGTCACGCCGGCGCTGACGCTTCGCCCTCTTTCGCCTTCTTTTTGCCTTTTCGGTTGCGTATTTTCCGGTCTTGTTCCGTATGTGCGGAGCCGCTCGTACATCCGCCCTATTCGCGTGCGATTGCGCACGCCGTGCGCGGCGTGCGTTAGGCGCACTATGCTCAGCGCGCACGCCGGCGCGGCGGCATCGCGAAAAGCCAGTTCCCGAGCCGCTCCGCCGTTTTTACACCGGCCACTTGATTTCGGCAACTTTTTTGCATGTATATAGGCGAGGGTTAATCATCCATCATCCACAGGAGGTATGAAAAATGGGCGAGAAGAAAGAATCTGCGGTAAGCGTACTTATTGGGGCGGCGTTCCTTATGGCGACGTCAGCCATCGGGCCTGGGTTCCTGACTCAGACGACGGTGTTCACGGACAAGCTGAAGGCTGCGTTCGCCTTCGCGATAATCGTATCTATCCTTATCGATATCATCGTGCAGCTCAACATCTGGCGTATCCTCGGCGTCTCCGGCAAACGCGCGCAGGACGTCGCGAACGAAGTTTTCCCTGGGCTCGGTTATTTCCTCGCGATACTCGTGGCAATAGGCGGACTTGTATTCAACATCGGCAACGTCGGCGGCGCGGCGATGGGGCTTAACGTCATCTGCGGGATACCGCTCGCCCCGGCGGCGATCATAAGCGCGCTCTGCGCGATCGTGCTCTTTGTAAGCAAGGAGGCCGGCAAGGCTATGGACACCTTCACAAAAGTCCTCGGCATCATCATGCTCGTAATGGTCGGCTTCATGGTGGTCAAGACACAGCCGCCTGTCGGACTGGCGCTGAAGGAGACTGTGCTCCCGTCGCAGATAGACTGGCTTACTATATTGACGCTCGTCGGCGGCACGGTCGGCGGCTATATAACCTTCTCCGGAGCGCACAGAATCATTGACGCGAACATTACGGGAATCGAAAACCTCGACAAAATATCCAAAGGCTCGATTTCAGCCATCGGCATCACCGGCCTCATGCGCTACCTGCTCTTCCTCGCCATTCTCGGCGTCGTAGCCGGCGGCGCGCAGCTCGACCCGGCCAACCCGCCTGCGTCGGCGTTCAGGATAGGCGCAGGCGAGCTCGGCTACCGCATATTCGGCGTAATACTATGGTGCGCCGCTGTAACGTCGGTCGTCGGCGCTTCATATACGTCGATTTCCTTCCTGCGCACGCTCTTCGCGCGTGTCGAGGCCAAGCACCGCTGGTGGATAATCGGCTTCATCTGCATTTCGACTGCGATATTCACGACGCTTGGAAATCCAGTCACGCTGCTCATATTCGCCGGCTCCGTCAACGGCCTGATACTGCCGATTTCGCTCGGCGCTATACTGCTG
This region includes:
- a CDS encoding NRAMP family divalent metal transporter; translation: MGEKKESAVSVLIGAAFLMATSAIGPGFLTQTTVFTDKLKAAFAFAIIVSILIDIIVQLNIWRILGVSGKRAQDVANEVFPGLGYFLAILVAIGGLVFNIGNVGGAAMGLNVICGIPLAPAAIISALCAIVLFVSKEAGKAMDTFTKVLGIIMLVMVGFMVVKTQPPVGLALKETVLPSQIDWLTILTLVGGTVGGYITFSGAHRIIDANITGIENLDKISKGSISAIGITGLMRYLLFLAILGVVAGGAQLDPANPPASAFRIGAGELGYRIFGVILWCAAVTSVVGASYTSISFLRTLFARVEAKHRWWIIGFICISTAIFTTLGNPVTLLIFAGSVNGLILPISLGAILLAAHKTKIVGEGYKHPMILTALGWVMVAFTAWMGARSLTGIMQLFS
- a CDS encoding sigma-54 dependent transcriptional regulator; the encoded protein is MSIWIVDDETNLANGLKRAFERKGYDVECFSGVRELYDALNVSIPSLVFLDQCLPDGNGLDALPAVLKAAPRCKVVMMTAFGDSSLIVKAIRQGAYNYLDKPFPLDAAMNMAEHAFESIRLRSMSAPAYCDSNLLGSSPAMMKVRDALLKVAPYQETTVLLTGESGTGKEVAARMLHSASGCKGEFVAVNCSAIPEALLEAELFGYMKGAYTGADSDKPGLIEAAGGGTLFLDEIGDLPLSLQAKLFRFMDQRTVRPIGGTKEKKVNLKLICATCLDLEKKVRDGSFRKDLYFRISVIPLRLPPLRERGGGDIAELAAYFLENISRRMNKSAPELTDEVREAFASYPWPGNVRELRNTIERILILRSPDSPFVRLADLPAEMLECGAQPVSGGAERRGAGVSLGETLDGVERRLITEALSKCGGNKTQAAAELGISRFSLIRRMQRHGLE